A genomic stretch from Algoriphagus halophilus includes:
- a CDS encoding TrmH family RNA methyltransferase has translation MGSNPPENIDQGLIDYLGQYITDHKKKVMEDVLSKRTRFFTVVLEDIFKPHNASAVLRTCDCFGIQDVHVIEKTKEYKVNPFVTRGASQWVDLKKYDNPDGSGVKDCFSHLRKNGYKIYATSPKANSKTIEEINPNEKLALVFGNEHEGVSEEVIKNADALVHIPMLGFTESFNISVAASIFLHHLIQQADPENLADFYLNDTEQQELRLQWYKSVVKNSDIHEKVFLDSLKR, from the coding sequence ATGGGTTCTAATCCTCCGGAAAATATCGATCAAGGTTTAATAGATTATTTGGGGCAGTACATTACCGACCACAAAAAGAAAGTGATGGAAGATGTGCTGTCCAAACGAACCCGCTTTTTCACGGTGGTATTAGAGGATATTTTTAAGCCACATAATGCCAGTGCTGTCTTAAGGACTTGTGACTGCTTTGGAATTCAAGATGTTCATGTCATAGAGAAAACCAAAGAATACAAGGTAAACCCATTTGTTACCCGTGGTGCCTCCCAATGGGTAGATCTAAAAAAGTATGATAATCCGGACGGATCTGGGGTGAAAGACTGCTTTTCTCATCTTCGGAAAAATGGGTATAAGATTTATGCAACAAGTCCTAAAGCGAATTCAAAAACCATTGAGGAAATCAATCCCAATGAAAAATTAGCCTTGGTGTTTGGCAATGAACATGAAGGGGTAAGTGAAGAGGTGATCAAAAATGCAGATGCATTGGTACATATTCCCATGTTGGGATTCACAGAAAGCTTCAATATTTCAGTTGCAGCCTCCATTTTTTTACATCATTTAATTCAACAAGCTGATCCCGAAAATTTGGCTGATTTTTATTTAAATGATACAGAGCAACAGGAGCTTCGATTGCAATGGTATAAGTCTGTGGTGAAGAATTCTGATATTCATGAAAAAGTGTTTCTGGATTCTTTAAAAAGGTGA